TATTTCTGAGCTGCTTGAAAATACGGAAATGTTTATGGTCAGTTTGATTGACGCGGCGCTGGCAGCGCAAAATATGAGCATTGCCGCAGAATCAATGGGGCTTGGCATTTGTTATATCGGCGGCATTCGAAATGATCTGGACAAAGTGGCAGAGGTGCTGCAAACGCCTGACCATGTGCTTCCGCTTTTCGGTTTGGCAGTAGGCCATCCTGCGAACCTTTCCGGCAAAAAACCGAGACTGCCGAAACAAGCTGTCTACCATGAGAATACGTACAATGTAAACGCAGACGATTTCCGCGAATCCATGAACGCGTATGACAAAACGATTTCTGATTATTATAGAGAAAGAACCAACGGTCAGCGGGAAGAAACATGGTCTGATCAAATTTTGAACTTTATGAAGCAGAAGCCGCGCACGTATTTAAATGACTATGTGAAAGAAAAAGGCTTTAATAAAAACTAAAGCAAACCTCTCCGTTCGGAGGGGTTTTTATGTTTCACGTGTAACATATTCCGACAAATACAGACACGCTGTCACAAATAAATGGCGAATGATCGGGAGACACTGATAAGCGGTGTGAGCGGTTTTTGAGAAAAAATAAGGGATCAGTGATACGATGAGGATGAGGTGGTAGGGATGATTTCATTAAGTATATTAGATCAATCTCCAGTATCAGAGGGCAGCTCTGCAGAAACAGCATTACAGCAAACTGTTGCGCTTGCACAGGCTGCTGAGGATTTTGGATATAAGAGATTCTGGGTTTCTGAGCATCATTTTTCAAAGCGGCTGGCTGGATCAAGCCCAGAGGTGCTGATCAGTCATATAGCGGCGAAGACGAAACGAATCCGTGTGGGGTCAGGCGGTGTCATGCTGCCCCATTACAGCGCATACAAAGTAGCTGAGAATTTCCGTGTGCTGGAGGGGCTGACACCGGGAAGAATTGATCTTGGGCTTGGAAGAGCACCGGGGGGCATGCCGATTGCCTCATGGGCGTTGAATGACGGCGGGAAGCGCAATGCTAATCAATATCCGCAGCAAATCAAGGAGCTGACGATGTATTTGCATGATTTGGCGGATGATAAACACCGTTTTCCGAATCTGACGGCGGCGCCGCATGTTTCGACCGCGCCGGATGTGTGGC
The Bacillus vallismortis genome window above contains:
- the nfsA gene encoding oxygen-insensitive NADPH nitroreductase gives rise to the protein MNNTIETILNHRSIRSFTDQLLTAEEIDILVKSAQAASTSSYVQAYSIIGVSDPEKKRELSVLAGPQPYVEKNGHFFVFCADLYRHQQLAEEKGEHISELLENTEMFMVSLIDAALAAQNMSIAAESMGLGICYIGGIRNDLDKVAEVLQTPDHVLPLFGLAVGHPANLSGKKPRLPKQAVYHENTYNVNADDFRESMNAYDKTISDYYRERTNGQREETWSDQILNFMKQKPRTYLNDYVKEKGFNKN
- a CDS encoding LLM class flavin-dependent oxidoreductase, whose amino-acid sequence is MISLSILDQSPVSEGSSAETALQQTVALAQAAEDFGYKRFWVSEHHFSKRLAGSSPEVLISHIAAKTKRIRVGSGGVMLPHYSAYKVAENFRVLEGLTPGRIDLGLGRAPGGMPIASWALNDGGKRNANQYPQQIKELTMYLHDLADDKHRFPNLTAAPHVSTAPDVWLLGSSGESALLAAESGAGYMFAHFINGEGGEETVRQYKRRFKPSVLGDMPRAAVAVFVLCADTEEKAEELAAVLDFTILAGEQGIPLEGVPSYEAVRENTYSPYEQRRIADNRNRMIVGTKEQVKEQLLALSKAYGTEEIMAVTITHHFEDKLHSYRLLQEAFAN